The proteins below come from a single Panicum hallii strain FIL2 chromosome 7, PHallii_v3.1, whole genome shotgun sequence genomic window:
- the LOC112898987 gene encoding WUSCHEL-related homeobox 4-like isoform X2 — MRLHHFHVAAYLEKAASTSSSPPSISSPSLSSSAALPLGALQCLRPLAPKISFPEARKMVVLPEFARVRNASRLLNCTVPASGTTRWNPSPDQIKVLEMLYRGGMRTPNSFQIEQITEELGKYGRIEGKNVFYWFQNHKARERQKQKRAALLTLSTTTSSLPEAETKDGLGKKEEASSSEDASIRKRRCRAWGDVHGDVTTTAGAGAEVVADCADDVTLELFPLRPQGKAN, encoded by the exons ATGAGGCTTCACCATTTCCATGTGGCTGCTTACTTGGAGAAAGCGGCCTCGAcgtcgtcgtctcctccatccaTCTCATCCCCGTCTCTCAGCTCATCTGCCGCCCTCCCCTTGGGCGCGCTCCAATGCTTGCGCCCGCTTGCGCCCAAGATCTCGTTCCCTGAGGCGAGGAAGATGGTCGTCCTGCCCGAGTTCGCTCGCGTCAGAAATGCTTCGAGGCTGCTCAACTGCACG GTGCCGGCGTCTGGCACGACGCGATGGAACCCGTCGCCGGATCAGATAAAGGTGCTGGAGATGCTGTACCGCGGCGGGATGCGCACGCCCAACTCGTTCCAGATCGAGCAGATTACGGAGGAGCTCGGCAAGTACGGCCGGATCGAGGGCAAGAACGTCTTCTACTGGTTCCAGAACCACAAGGCCCGCGAGCGGCAGAAGCAGAAGCGCGCCGCCCTCCTCACCCTCAGCACCACCACTTCATCTCTACCTGAAGCTGAAACCAAA GATGGAttggggaagaaggaggaagcgTCGTCGTCTGAAGATGCATCGATCCGCAAGCGGAGGTGCAGGGCCTGGGGTGACGTCCATGGCGATGTCAcgacgacggcgggggcgggggcggaggtAGTAGCCGACTGCGCCGACGATGTGACCCTGGAGCTCTTCCCGTTGCGTCCTCAGGGGAAAGCTAATTAA
- the LOC112898987 gene encoding WUSCHEL-related homeobox 4-like isoform X1, giving the protein MRLHHFHVAAYLEKAASTSSSPPSISSPSLSSSAALPLGALQCLRPLAPKISFPEARKMVVLPEFARVRNASRLLNCTVPASGTTRWNPSPDQIKVLEMLYRGGMRTPNSFQIEQITEELGKYGRIEGKNVFYWFQNHKARERQKQKRAALLTLSTTTSSLPEAETKVTIHGSHACDGLGKKEEASSSEDASIRKRRCRAWGDVHGDVTTTAGAGAEVVADCADDVTLELFPLRPQGKAN; this is encoded by the exons ATGAGGCTTCACCATTTCCATGTGGCTGCTTACTTGGAGAAAGCGGCCTCGAcgtcgtcgtctcctccatccaTCTCATCCCCGTCTCTCAGCTCATCTGCCGCCCTCCCCTTGGGCGCGCTCCAATGCTTGCGCCCGCTTGCGCCCAAGATCTCGTTCCCTGAGGCGAGGAAGATGGTCGTCCTGCCCGAGTTCGCTCGCGTCAGAAATGCTTCGAGGCTGCTCAACTGCACG GTGCCGGCGTCTGGCACGACGCGATGGAACCCGTCGCCGGATCAGATAAAGGTGCTGGAGATGCTGTACCGCGGCGGGATGCGCACGCCCAACTCGTTCCAGATCGAGCAGATTACGGAGGAGCTCGGCAAGTACGGCCGGATCGAGGGCAAGAACGTCTTCTACTGGTTCCAGAACCACAAGGCCCGCGAGCGGCAGAAGCAGAAGCGCGCCGCCCTCCTCACCCTCAGCACCACCACTTCATCTCTACCTGAAGCTGAAACCAAAGTAACAATCCATGGCAGCCATGCATGC GATGGAttggggaagaaggaggaagcgTCGTCGTCTGAAGATGCATCGATCCGCAAGCGGAGGTGCAGGGCCTGGGGTGACGTCCATGGCGATGTCAcgacgacggcgggggcgggggcggaggtAGTAGCCGACTGCGCCGACGATGTGACCCTGGAGCTCTTCCCGTTGCGTCCTCAGGGGAAAGCTAATTAA
- the LOC112900889 gene encoding putative F-box/LRR-repeat protein At3g49150 translates to MGMVSLNRLMFKHKERRRRRRVRNGLITSVSQENESLCQEIDQSQSGEMSRYSGPDLPEDIWCHIHSLLPLRDSARSACVSYTFLHSWRRYPKLTFTEEALGLKQMEGQKTGVDFTNRVDHILKNHSGTGVKILKLAVPLYRNVSSCHLTSWLQNAITPGIEEGMS, encoded by the exons ATGGGGATGGTGTCGCTGAATCGCCTCATGTTCAAGCACAAGGAGCGGAGGCGTCGCAGGCGAGTCCGCA ATGGATTGATTACTTCAGTGTCACAAGAAAATGAATCACTCTGCCAAGAAATTGATCAATCTCAGAGTGGTGAAATGTCGAGATATTCAGGGCCAGACCTTCCTGAG GATATCTGGTGCCATATACATTCCCTGTTGCCACTCCGAGATTCTGCCCGTTCTGCTTGTGTATCTTACACATTTCTACATTCTTGGAGGCGCTACCCCAAGCTCACATTCACTGAGGAAGCACTGGGCTTGAAACAAATGGAAGGCCAAAAGACAGGAGTGGATTTCACTAACAGAGTTGACCACATTCTGAAAAATCACTCTGGCACTGGCGTGAAGATACTCAAGCTTGCAGTCCCTCTTTATCGCAATGTCAGCAGCTGTCATCTCACTAGTTGGCTCCAGAATGCTATCACACCAGGGATTGAAGAA GGGATGAGTTAG